In Besnoitia besnoiti strain Bb-Ger1 chromosome IX, whole genome shotgun sequence, a single genomic region encodes these proteins:
- a CDS encoding PLU-1 family protein (encoded by transcript BESB_013160) yields MSLGARGPGGDGAGCGARDSQLRESPRGTENSGVAESPDLIGFAGREEGPEEAQSLFAAFGADTESNGNKRVLQRRKLSASSAMPVTAPQGVNRGRSKRVKGRRFSSSPQREPLQASDMGSPPRGVAAGSLGMEEGPSATGWRGDSLAGHAPGRRPCSAFTVDASGSSGDLVAAAPYRDACFAIRSPWESAGGQGGASGSARGLDEEERGRGACSPVSVLPWLASSQWPAAVAARRAAATQCVLWGFCEYLGSFLPEDESSSRSLSYVCVSSCLPQEPVASSGSGTAPATTAVALYKRSLRDFDFIKKEYAQRLLPPQAEHQQQQLAVQLHADEGGMLWGLGCRRACSDSDGGRKRRGVRSGRTKAQPLAKEEEDQAKSEGIAGDAESPAKLSQEESTSEHSSTGSSRWSDESEDDEAPESSTEGEEDEALAGTPFEMKRRGPLTAQESRDDGRDAVSVFGGSTAGQQQRRRRPGGRRRPPSETDDDEANEEKASVLSLTRLVEMLDSLPLQIPMKGRVVYTLLSAVDWAVQAREAIAFLPRDSLRRQWVQLIQDAGDTAEDPALPITPSLILSHVPDARGKATTDEEGTSRAKAAGDQDRQSPELQEQSDGAGSCPAGGPEGDGVAEGRVPTASESRGVESPSKVRLEETGSTGLSPLVSPDEPRRRRESDGSLAGPREDDEGEASALDSLAGGRARRRRVARPFASAAHMRRRPSLQRSQSLDDGGGTYSACHTPSASDSTAGCAGRRLSSSASHPPDEFLIQTFPHPTLSPIQRAFIYVEEASALLHATSPEVCLVCARPPTVPRAAAVSAASLSSGVAVDLDDELAREGAEGISVGRSWVRCAECSRGFHVACVATLSRQQQALRRGGAGQEGLADAAAGRCPSLVDQASASSEAMRPSALGLGAAGAEAERDAAREGGGDMLEDDAEKRRREAEEMQAYPPGTVDSALGAGVKGDSVGGEGDEESFAGGFCPVWRCPCCIVRTGSFSEATLEFFFLTFTATMRIAADPSGPRRMPSFRRVYRLLKTASEWPLRGFLLRERRILQQRMCLLRLWLSDYHTFLLSLPTEHSTFADLHAFKRLANGSSESLGEPAVLRVARPLPALSDDEARDGPDDGAADYPGRGNVKQHDDSLQEDGLVANADGGRESASDIKAGRETGAGDRPERDLKADAEEVEGVQQEAGGGDATSHGSRQPVADVEMKEGEFSCAESDPLAGAGDSAAQQLMPGSELEDAEKLFAAQECREQSLDEAQAEAGMQAAEGGAAKGQPGGLAPSEDAGAAAVEAAGEAGDDSEGSGQAAAAADGSLEAQVKAEQEEREDGNEEEKDDEKDQERDDDGSEAPEASEDATPPLPALQRRPRAALTPSTRTTRSRTGAIKAPSARQMLHLDRRGTKRQAKKPKGVSARGARVAGAAVDSCGIPQAYGFASAGDRGYFASHTSTHVGAAATAELGEPSGAVEGGARGLHAFWFLEDGTGFTTQSGASFSLADLGVPAACRPMSATSGTTGRAGKRVGGPGRGKRGPTGGGLLGTAFAVDGALRGRMGGLGGRTSHAAGAFRKGRGRRGAPLSHRLGDRASRSAAASLCADHTGARGEDPFLRMERARVFAQVEKRLQGRVVVHLEPDSAEEREEDDEREEKDQALGGGTEGEEASRRTCDGQGDLYSLRGESRRISDEEEGDGKRGEAALPGESRPRPRGGAVPSTTSSTTTRKRGSADEKEETQLLAASRGADDGRPTVLEIILPNGFGRLKRGMRGLDWGRIPEIQGLSMMVCVGMFIGIGRVHEIGELDFLLDRLLKWNSALKLVADILPQRRRIFSPSAHSPVAAQLAAPSPASPSLSAPPAGASASALAKAGPAGVPSPPASTAGATRASGEWACVSFKALKLWLSEARPHKAVSVPYLSKAETLLKEGTALQTRLARALAEIDGEEEEERLAEEGEGETGRDTAQNTTAAERRASSTCAGTDETESRRGPAKEQKDGEGHAAESPPQGSGAKTADAVQRAPGDGHGGASLGTSHGRQQSRNVDNEEEDWELLEAVGAARKKRRRAIAMRSPEAAAALVRTPALAVFGDSEALCLLETRNIEWLKLEQQLFQSGVTGIDGEEFFHHIVACSAWFREASVLVYSIRCHGLPHRKSSKENSLAKITASGGREQAPSTDAAAPQLGGDEAEASPQKTGDRDEGHEPEEWKPRPQEDAAARKPAAPPAVPWVQRSVYHLWRMTQVFSPLKRKCLERCQQRAEELRRRRGHAVAARETTGDSNSPSCPLKREEGDVGPSAPHTSPPSCELTGADKAAQSSAACSRPQTVPEASSLSTSPQPGRESCEFKAAAADGEAQADTQREEATASFRVHGSVRVFIEQGEILSRLLRATLDRAMAFETRLRGLHALGPLPYVMLPKVGTASPPPGSGASAAATASCLPTEGREPTDGAAQKAEAAVAPARHEGTGEGETTQPARRGGGADEEGVAPQMETNKKEASASRAAEEEGKKGPASKEKLSMSQWSELLDEARSIGVRVERVEWILRENEKIRRCEQQLQRVASKETKLPSVQALHTLVTEATSLPVSLQALAAVEAGVAALLSWRARAEAALHQVQLHLLLQRRQQAAPQLLQQLQLLQQLQQQPVNLDTVRALLREADNLPVQASSVPLYQELAQRVEEATLREQQQQHAKRSREGAKQLQTSLSSQGGWGAALAAVAAQHQQQLLHLQQSQGRGSEGGSLPSGFSPSSSGGLPLAQTLLQGAGGSGGGGGGASPAAAAVAALQQQQLLRHLAASGGPSHVFAAGKHPHRPCLQPRGAVVGVEGLDGDEGHVGAAGPKRGSRGGALGRPKKKPRPAFPTSTLGAATALPHHSPHSLGGSAGTYAGAQSGVLPQGDVSSSQAEEAHALARGGGVGEMGFGSGGRPGGPGASGLSGHSPSQQHGGSGGNSPSPAATAAATHLLLQQQLHHQQQLQHHLQQQRHQQLLQQQLRHSHQAQSMGSQGPQHSPAVRASPAGVAADLSSSASSGGLGVGVEGMSTSGGGPSFLQQRLQLEHLQQLQQQVQRQQLLQERQMLPSGGQTPLQLQQLQQQRAHEQALQQQRQMLLQQQQMRQHLSQPPQGMPPPR; encoded by the exons ATGAGTCTCGGAGCTCGAGGGCCGGGAGGCGATggcgctggctgcggcgcccgtgACAGTCAGCTTCGTGAGTCACCCAGGGGTACCGAAaacagcggcgtcgcggagagcCCGGATCTGATAGGTTTCGCCGGGCGGGAAGAGGGCCCCGAGGAGGCCCAGTCTCTGTTCGCTGCTTTCGGCGCCGACACAGAGAGCAACGGGAACAAGCGAGTCTTGCAGCGTCGAAAgctttctgcgtcttcggcgaTGCCTgtgacggcgccgcagggcgtgAATCGGGGGCGATCCAAGCGCGTGAAAGGAAGgcgcttttcttcctcgccgcagcgcgagccgctCCAGGCATCCGACATGGGAAGTCCACCCAGAGGAGTGGCGGCGGGCAGCCTCGGCATGGAAGAAGGGCCGTCGGCGACGGGTTGGCGCGGCGACTCTCTGGCAGGCCACGCACCCGGGAGGCGGCCGTGTTCTGCCTTTACGGTGGATGCctcaggcagcagcggcgacctAGTGGCAGCCGCTCCGTATCGTGACGCGTGCTTTGCCATCCGGTCGCCGTGGGAGTCGGCAGGAGGCCAAGGGGGTGCGTCGGGCTCCGCACGGGGCctggacgaagaggagaggggccgcggcgcgtgctcGCCAGTCTCTGTGCTGCCCTGGTTGGCCTCCTCGCAGTggcccgcggcggtcgccgcccggcgcgcggcggcgacgcagtgcGTCTTGTGGGGCTTCTGCGAGTACCTCGGAAGCTTCCTGCCGGAAGACGAAAGCAGCAGCCGGTCGCTCTCTTACGTATGTGTGTCCTCCTGCCTGCCGCAGGAGCCGGTGGCGAGCTCGGGAAGCGgcaccgcgcccgcgacgacaGCCGTCGCGCTGTACAAGCGCTCACTCAGAGACTTTGACTTCATCAAGAAGGAGtacgcgcagcgccttctgcctccgcaAGCCGagcaccagcagcagcagctcgctgtgcagctgcatgcggacgaaggcggcaTGCTGTGGGGCCTCGGATGCcgtcgcgcctgcagcgacagcgatGGCGGACGaaagcggcgaggcgtccgcagcggccgaACAAAGGCGCAGCCCCTcgcgaaggaagaggaagaccaggcgaagagcgagggaattgccggagacgcagagtCGCCCGCCAAGCTGTCGCAAGAGGAGTCCACCAGCGAACACAGCAGCACCGGCAGCAGTCGGTGGAGTGACGAGTCTGAGGATGATGAGGCACCGGAGTCGTCCACGGaaggggaggaggacgaggctcTGGCAGGCACGCCGTTCGAGATGAAGCGCAGAGGCCCCCTCACCGCCCAGGAGTCCAGGGATGACGGAAGGGACGCCGTCTCGGTCTTCGGAGGCTCTACGGCTGGCCAGCAGCAGCGTAGGCGAAGACCTggtgggcggcggagacctccAAGTGAAactgacgacgacgaagcaaATGAGGAAAAGGCCTCTGTGCTGTCCCTGACGCGATTGGTGGAAATGCTGGACTCGCTTCCCCTGCAAATCCCGATGAAAGGCCGAGTCGTCTACACGCTACTCTCTGCCGTGGACTGGGCAGTCCAGGCGAGGGAGGCCATTGCGTTTTTGCCGCGG GACTCTCTACGCCGCCAGTGGGTTCAGCTGATTCAAGATGCAGGCGATACTGCAGAGGATCCTGCGCTGCCGATCACGCCTTCGCTCATTCTCTCCCACGTTCCAGACGCACGAGGCAAGGCGACGACAGATGAGGAGGGCACCAgtcgcgcgaaggcggcgggcgaccaGGACAGGCAGTCCCCAGAGCTTCAGGagcagagcgacggcgcaggaAGCTGTCCCGCCGGCGGACCGGAAGGCGATGGGGTCGCTGAGGGCCGCGTGCCGACCGCTTCAGAGTCGCGGGGCGTCGAGTCCCCGTCAAAGGTCAGACTGGAGGAGACTGGCAGCACGGGCCTGTCGCCTTTGGTGTCTCCGGacgagccgcggcgtcgccgcgagtcGGACGGTTCCCTCGcagggccgcgcgaggacgatgagggcgaggcctccgctCTCGACTCGCTtgcgggcgggcgcgcgcgccggcgccgcgtggcgcgACCATTTGCATCTGCCGCCCACATGCGCCGACGCCCCAGTCTGCAGCGTTCGCAGTCTCTGGACGACGGGGGCGGGACGTATTCCGCGTGTCACACGCCGAGCGCCTCAGACTCCACCGCCGGTTGTGCCGGCCGCCGGTTGAGCAGTTCAGCCAGTCATCCGCCGGACGAGTTCCTCATTCAGACGTTCCCGCATCCCACGCTGTCGCCTATCCAGCGCGCCTTCATCTAcgtggaggaggcgtcggcgctgctgcacgcgACGTCGCCAGAAGTCTGTCTGGtgtgcgcgcggccgccgacagtaccgcgcgcggcggcggtctctgcggcttcgctgtCGTCGGGCGTCGCAGTGGATCTCGACGACGAactcgcgcgcgaaggcgcagaaggcatCTCCGTCGGCCGGTCGTGGGTCCGCTGCGCCGAGTGCTCACGCGGCTTCCAcgtcgcgtgcgtcgcgaCGCTCTCCAGGCAGCAACAGGCgttgcggcgcggcggcgcggggcaagagggcctcgcggacgccgcagccggccgGTGCCCGTCGCTGGTTGACcaggcctctgcctcctccgaGGCCATGCGCCCGAGCGCGCTGGggctgggcgccgccggcgcagaagctgagagggacgccgcccgcgaaggcggaggcgacatgcttgaggacgacgcagagaaacgccgacgcgaggccgaggagatGCAGGCGTATCCGCCAGGCACCGTGGATTCTGCCCTAGGCGCAGGCGTGAAGGGCGACTCGGTggggggcgaaggagacgaagagagcttCGCAGGCGGATTCTGTCCTGTCTGGCGGTGCCCGTGCTGCATTGTGCGAACCGGGTCGTTCTCCGAGGCAACTCTCgagttcttcttcctcacaTTCACAGCCACCATGAGAATCGCTGCAGACCCCAGTGGCCCCCGGAGGATGCCTTCGTTCAGACGG GTGTATCGGCTACTTAAGACTGCGTCCGAGTGGCCTCTTCGAGGTTTTTtgctgcgcgagcgtcggatcctccagcagcggatgtgtctgctgcgcctgtgGCTTTCGGACTACCACACTTTCCTCCTCTCACTGCCGACGGAGCACAGCACCTTCGCGGACCTGCATGCATTCAAACGCTTAGCCAACGGGAGTTCAGAGTCCCTCGGCGAACCCGCGGTGTTGCGTGtagcgaggccgctgcctgcgctgaGCGACGATGAGGCTCGGGACGGTCCGGATGATGGCGCCGCAGACTACCCAGGCAGAGGAAACGTGAAGCAGCACGATGACTCCCTTCAAGAAGACGGCTTGGTGGCAAacgcggacggcggccgcgagtcAGCGAGCGATATCAAAGCTGGAcgcgagacaggcgcgggGGACAGGCCGGAACGTGACCTcaaggcagacgcggaagaagtcGAAGGCGTCCAGcaagaggccggcggcggcgacgcaacTTCTCACGGCTCACGGCAGCCGGTGGCAGATGTCGAGATGAAGGAGGGCGAATTCAGTTGTGCAGAGAGCGATCCGCTAGCAGGCGCGGGGGACTCTGCTGCACAGCAGTTGATGCCGGGGTCGGAGCtagaagacgcagagaagcttTTTGCTGCGCAGGAATGCCGTGAGCAGTCTCTAGATGAGGCTCAGGCGGAAGCAGGGAtgcaggcagcagagggcggcgcggcaaaGGGACAGCCAGGGGGTTTGGCTCCTTcggaggacgcgggcgccgccgccgtggaggcCGCCGGTGAAGCTGGAGACGACTCGGAGGGATCAGGacaggcggcagcagctgcagatggAAGCCTCGAGGCGCAAGTCAAGGCCGAgcaggaggagagggaggacgggaacgaagaggagaaggacgacgaaAAGGACcaagagcgagacgacgacgggTCTGAGGCTCCTGAAGCAAGCGAAGACGCCACTCCACCACTTCCAGCTTTGCAAAGGAGACCGCGAGCCGCCCTGACACCCTCCACGCGCACGACGCGAAGTCGGACTGGAGCGATTAAGGCCCCGTCTGCGCGGCAGATGCTTCACTTGGATCGGCGAGGCACGAAGCGCCAAGCCAAGAAACCCAAGGGCGTgtcggctcgcggcgcgcgcgtcgcgggcgccgccgtcgataGCTGCGGAATTCCCCAAGCATACGGGTTCGCGTCCGCAGGAGACAGGGGCTACTTCGCATCGCACACCTCCACGCAtgtgggcgccgccgcgaccgcggagctCGGCGAGCCTTCGGGGGCGgtcgagggaggcgcgagggggcTGCACGCGTTTTGGTTCCTGGAAGACGGGACGGGCTTCACGACCCAGTCGGGAGCCTCTTTCAGCCTCGCGGATCTGGGGGTTCCTGCTGCGTGTCGCCCGATGTCCGCGACCTCTGGCACGACTGGACGAGCGGGCAAGCGCGTGGGCGGGCCTGGACGGGGCAAGCGGGGCCCGACTGGTGGCGGGCTTCTGGGAACGGCGTTCGCCGTCGACGGGGCTCTGCGGGGGCGCATGGGCGGGCTCGGCGGTCGGACGTCCcatgccgccggcgccttcagGAAGggtcgaggccgccgcggggctccTCTCTCGCACAGACTGGGGGACAGGGCGAGccgctcggccgccgcgagtctgTGTGCAGACCACACCggggcgcggggcgaggaCCCGTTCCTGCGGATGGAGCGGGCGCGCGTGTTTGCGCAAGTCGAGAAACGCCTTCAGGGCCGCGTAGTTGTGCACCTTGAGCCCGACAGTGCcgaggagcgagaggaagacgacgagcgcgaggagaaggaccAGGCGCTGGGAGGCGGAaccgagggcgaagaggcaagCCGCCGAACCTGCGACGGCCAAGGAGATCTTTACTCACTCCGTGGGGAGTCTCGGCGCATTtctgacgaggaggaaggcgacgggaAACGCGGTGAAGCGGCCTTGCCCGGCGAGAGCCGGCCGCGACCCCGCGGAGGGGCTGTCCCGTCGACCACCTcgtcgacgacgacgcggaagcgaggctcagcagacgaaaaagaggagacgcagctccTGGCGGCCTCACGCGGCGCTGACGACGGCAGACCCACGGTACTGGAGATCATTTTGCCGAATGGCTTCGGCCGTCTGAAGCGCGGCATGCGAGGCCTTGACTGGGGACGCATCCCCGAGATCCAAGGTCTCTCCATGATGGTCTGCGTCGGCATGTTCATCGGCATTGGGCGCGTCCACGAGATCGGCGAACTCGACTTCCTTCTCGACCGTTTGCTGAAATGGAACAGCGCGCTCAA ACTCGTCGCCGACATCCTTCCTCAGCGGAGACGAATCTTCTCGCCGAGCGCGCATTCACCTGTTGCCGCGCAGCTGGCAgctccgtcgcctgcgtcgccctcgttgtctgcgcctcctgccggCGCATCCGCTTCCGCTCTTGCGAAGGCTGGCCCTGCCGGAgtcccttcgcctccggcgtcgaCAGCGGGTGCGacccgcgcctccggcgagTGGGCGTGTGTCTCCTTCAAAGCCCTGAAGCTGTGGCTCtccgaggcgcggccgcacaaGGCGGTGTCTGTTCCTTATCTCAGCAAAGCAGAGACCCTCTTGAAGGAAGGAACGGCGCTGCAAACCCGTCTGGCGAGGGCGCTCGCTGAGATCGacggggaggaggaagaagagcgtctggcggaggagggcgaaggcgaaaccGGCCGCGACACGGCGCAGAACACCACAGCCGCAGAGCGTCGTGCCTCGTCTACATGCGCAGGCACAGACGAAACAGAGTCGAGGCGGGGGCCGGCAAAGGAGCAGAAGGACGGTGAAGGCCACGCAGCAGAATCCCCGCCTCAGGGTTCGGGAGCGAAGACCGCAGATGCCGTCCAGCGAGCTCCTGGCGATGGCCATGGCGGGGCTTCGCTGGGCACGTCACACGGCCGCCAGCAGTCCAGGAATGTTGacaacgaagaagaggactgGGAGCTGTTGGAGGCGGTTGGCGCAGCTCgcaagaagaggcggcgggccaTTGCCATGCGCAgtccggaggcggcggcggctcttGTGCGGACGCCGGCGTTGGCCGTCTTTGGGGACAGCGAGGCGCTTTGCTTGTTGGAGACGCGGAACATTGAGTGGCTCAAactcgagcagcagctgtTCCAGTCGGGCGTTACCGGCATCGACGGAGAGGAGTTCTTCCACCATAtcgtcgcatgcagcgcctggTTTCGAGAGGCCTCCGTGCTTGTGTACTCTATTCGCTGCCACGGCCTCCCGCACCGGAAGAGCTCTAAGGAAAACTCTCTCGCTAAGATCACGGCGagtggaggccgcgagcaGGCTCCGTCGaccgacgcagcggcgcctcagcTAGGCGGGGATGAGGCCGAAGCGTCCCCGCAGAAGACGGGAGACCGGGACGAGGGGCACGAGCCGGAGGAATGGAAACCGAGACCtcaagaagacgccgcggcccgaaagcccgccgccccccctgcGGTGCCCTGGGTGCAGAGGTCTGTTTACCATCTCTGGCGAATGACTCAagtcttctctccgctgAAACGGAAGTGCCTCGAGCGATGTCAGCAGCGGGCCGAGGAGctgaggagacggcgaggtcATGCGGTCGCGGCTCGAGAGACGACAGGCGACTCGAACAGTCCCTCGTGCCCCTTGAAgcgggaggaaggagacgtcGGCCCCAGCGCTCCGCAcacttctccgccttcttgtGAATTGACTGGCGCAGAcaaggccgcgcagagttCCGCGGCGTGCTCGCGGCCCCAGACCGTGCCCGAGGCGAGCTCCTTGTCGACGTCTCCTCAGCCGGGTCGCGAGTCCTGCGAGTTTaaggccgcagctgctgacgGAGAAGCCCAGGCCGACACGCAGCgtgaggaggcgacggcctccTTCCGGGTGCATGGGAGTGTCCGCGTCTTCATTGAGCAAGGCGAAATCTTGAGCCGACTTCTGCGCGCCACTCTGGATCGCGCCATGGCGTTTGAaacgcgccttcgcggcctgcaCGCTCTCGGCCCCCTCCCGTATGTCATGCTGCCAAAGGTCGGCACTGCCTCACCGCCAcctggcagcggcgcctccgccgccgcgaccgcgtcgtgTCTGCCCACCGAGGGTCGCGAACCCACAGatggcgccgcgcagaaagcagaggcggccgtcgcgcctgcTCGACACGAAGGGACGGGCGAGGGAGAAACGACGCAGCCGGCTCGtcggggaggcggcgcagacgaggagggagtCGCCCCGCAGATGGAGACGAACAAAAAAGAGGCGTCCGCgtcacgcgcggcggaggaagaagggaagAAGGGGCCGGCGAGCAAGGAAAAACTCTCCATGTCGCAGTGGAGCGAGTTGCTCGACGAAGCGCGGAGCATAGGGGTGCGCGTGGAGCGAGTGGAGTGGATCTtgagagagaacgaaaaaATTCGACGGTGTGAGCAACAGCTTCAGAGGGTCGCCAGCAAAGAGACCAAGCTCCCCTCAGTTCAGGCTCTGCACACGCTC GTGACGGAGGCGACGTCTTTGCCTGTTTCGCTTCAAGCCCTCGCAGCGGTCGAGGcgggcgtggcggcgctgttatcgtggcgcgcgcgcgcggaggccgcgctgcaTCAAGTTCAGCTGCATCTGCTTCTGCAacgccgccagcaggcggctccccagctgctccagcagctgcagcttcttcagcagctgcagcagcagcctgtAAACCTTGACACGGTACGGGCGCTCCTGCGGGAGGCCGACAATCTTCCGGTTCAGGCGTCCAGTGTGCCGCTCTACCAGGAGTTGGCGCAAAGGGTCGAGGAGGCCACGTTGCGTGagcagcagcaacagcaCGCCAAGCGATCGAGGGAAGGTGCGAAGCAGCTCCAgacctctctctcctctcagGGCGGCTGGGGCGCGGCTTTGGCGGCCGTAGCGGCCCAGcatcagcagcagctgcttcatCTGCAGCAGTCACAGGGTCGCGGCTCTGAAGgcggctcgctgccgtcgggcttctcgccgtcctcttcggGGGGCCTTCCTCTGGCCCAGACGCTTCtgcagggcgccggcggctcaggaggaggcggcggaggcgcctcgccggctgcggcagccgtcgccgcgcttcaacagcagcagctgcttaGGCACTTGGCTGCTAGCGGAGGGCCTTCGCACGTCTTCGCTGCGGGAAAGCATCCGCATCGCCCATGCTTGCAGCCGCGCGgtgccgtcgtcggcgtggAGGGCCTGGACGGGGACGAGGGACACGTGGGGGCAGCAGGCCCGAAACGCGGGTCTCGAGGCGGGGCCCTAGGCAGGCCTAAGAAGAAGCCGCGTCCGGCATTCCCTACTTCGACGCTGGGAGCAGCTACTGCTCTCCCCCATCATTCCCCCCATTCTCTCGGAGGCTCTGCCGGCACCTACGCCGGCGCTCAGTCTGGAGTCCTCCCTCAGGGCgacgtctcctcgtcgcaaGCTGAGGAGGCTCACGCGctcgccagaggcggcggagtcggTGAGATGGGCTTTGGGAGCGGGGGTCGGCCAGGCGGCCCGGGGGCCAGTGGGCTTTCGGGGCACAGCCCTTCACAGCAGCACGGAGGCAGTGGAGGAAACTCGCCATCGCCAGCGGccaccgcagccgcgacccacctgctgcttcagcagcagctgcaccatcagcagcagctccagcaccacttgcagcagcagcgccaccAGCAactgcttcagcagcagctgcgtcaCTCTCACCAGGCGCAGTCGATGGGCTCGCAGGGGCCACAGCACTCGCCGGCCGTGCGGGCTTCGCCggctggcgtcgccgcggacctctcgtcctcggcctcctccggcggcctgggcgtcggcgtcgaAGGCATGTCCACCTCCGGAGGCGGCCCGTCCTTTCTGcagcagaggctgcagctCGAGCATCTGCAGCAATTGCAGCAACAagtgcagaggcagcagtTACTCCAGGAGCGGCAGATGCTGCCGTCCGGCGGGCAGACGCCActtcagctgcagcagctacagcagcagagagcgcaCGAGCaggctctgcagcagcagcggcagatgcttctgcagcagcagcaaatGCGACAGCATCTCTCTCAGCCTCCTCAGGGCATGCCGCCGCCACGATAA